TGAAAATGATCGTGGGATTGTCCCTGATAGTTGGTTGTGTGACACATTGAGAATCTCCAATGCTATTAACTTTTCAAGGTTTTGGGGAAGAGCCCCGGAAAGAGAGTTGCTGCTGATGTCCAACATGATTTGCAGCGAGAACAGATTGCCAAGTTCTTCTGGTATCTCCCCATATAGACTGTTATGGCTTAAATTCAGGCTCAGCAAGCCGTCACAATCACCAATTTCTTTAGGAATGCTTCCGCCGAAGTTGTTATTTGATAAATCAAGAAAATTTAGCTTAGCCAATCTCCCATAACTCTTTGGGATTTCTCCTGATAAATGGTTACTGCTCAAATTCAATCTAAAAAGCCGGCTTAGATTTCCGATTTCAGGTGGGATACTACCAGTGAATTCATTGGAATGAAGGTTTAGATACCCTAATTGACTCAGCTTACTTAGCGCAGAAGGAATTTTTCCAGAAAGTTTGTTGTTTCCCATATCCATACTGGTTAAGTTGGCGCACCCGCCCCACTCCGGGGAGAGCTCACCAACCAGTTGGTTTGTACTAAGTGATATCAAAACGAGATTTGGGAGAACCCCAAATGCGTCTGTGATGTTTCCACTGAGCTGGTTATTATCAAGCCGCACTCTAACTAGTGGTGAACAATTTCTCAAGGACTTTGGCAATGGCCCTGAAAAGCTGTTGTTATTGACAGCCAAAACAGTTAGCTGGCCACCACTGCACAAGTCAATTGGCAGTTCTCCATAAAAGCTGTTGTTTGAAAGGTAGACATCAGTCAAAGAAGGATTTCCCTTTCCAAATTCTCTAGGAATTCTGCCACTGAAGTTATTGCTGAACACTGAAAAATTTCTTAAAGCAGTTAGTTGAGCAATGGTTGCTGGCAACTCCCCATACAAGTTATTGCTGTTGACATCAAAGATTTCAAGAGAGGTAAAATTTCCAATATCCGCGTGAATGATTCCAGAGAGTTCATTGAAGAAAAGATTGATGACTTGAACGTTTGTCAAATCCCAAAGTGTTGATGGAATCGGACCAGAGAATTGGTTTTGTGAAAGGTCTAACTTTACCATTTCCTTCAGGTTTCCAATCTCTACAGGAATGGAACCAGAGAAAGTATTATTGTACAGAAAGAGGTAGTTAATTCTTTTCAACAGGCCAATCTCCGGAGGAATCTTTCCagtaaaattattgttttggaCTTGCAAGGAGATAAGCTGGGTCCAATTAGAGAGGAGCGTAGCAGAAAGTTCACCAGAAAAGGAATTATCTGATAATCCCAGTTCTGATATTTTAGTCAGATTAGCTAATGACATAGGCAAAGGACCAGTCAAATGATTCACCGCTAAACTCAAGAAGGATAGATTTCTGCACAGGCCAAGCTCCGAAGGAACTGTAgagttaaaagaatttataCTGAGATCAAGATGCCACAGCTCCCTAAGTTGGCCTAAGGAAGAAGGGATCTTTCCATGGGCAGAAATGTTATTCAGTTCAAGAATTTGAAGCCTAGATATCAATCCTATCTCAGTGGGAACAGGACCAGTAAACAAGTTATTACCAATACGAAGTTCTTTGAGATTAGAAAGCAAGGACAAGTTGGGGGACAGCTTTCCTCCAAACCCATTGTTGGTGAGGTTGAGGAATTCTAGCTTGCCCAAATTGCTATACAAAGATTCTGGAATAGTTCCATTCCATCCATTCTGAGAGATGTCAAGATATGTCAAGTTATGGCACTCCAGTACGAAACTCGGGAATTGACCAGTGAGTGTTGGATTTAGATGTAAAGCAAGGCGTGTCAAGGAAGGCATGCATGAATATTGGGACCAGTGAAGAggagttataaaataatttgatccAAGGTCCATGTACCATACCTTAGGTAGATTCATGAGCTGATAAGGAATGGTGCCATTGAGATTGTTGTTGTAAAGGCTGAGATATCGAAGCTCCCTTAGCTGGCCTAGTTCTTTAGGCAGTGCATCTTCAAATAAGTTGTTCCCCAAGTCCAAAAGTGTGAGCTTGGAGAGGTTAGCAATTGCTGGTGGTATTGACCCCTCAAAGTTGTTGGCATTGAGGTTGAGTTGGGTGAGGTTAGGGAGGGAAGCAAAATCCAAGACAGTGATAGTCCCAGTGATATTGGCACCAGACAAGTTTATCTCTAAGACTGTTGTGCTGGTATTGTCACAAACAATGGCATCCCAAAAGCAAAGGTTGGTTAGGTTGGTGAGGGACCATGAGTTTAgagaaggaggaagaggaggtGTTAGACTGTTTTTCCATTTGACAAGTGCTTCTGCTTCTGCTGTTGGTGATGAAGCGATTCTCAAAGGAAACAAACACAGGAAGATAATTGGAAGGACTAGAGTGTGAAGCCTTTGAAAATTAGTCATGTCTAGCTAGCATTTGGCGTGGTCTCTTTGAAATGGTTTAGTCTCTTATATAGCAGAATCGGTTCCTGTTTCTATTGATGAAAGT
This sequence is a window from Vigna angularis cultivar LongXiaoDou No.4 chromosome 2, ASM1680809v1, whole genome shotgun sequence. Protein-coding genes within it:
- the LOC108323217 gene encoding MDIS1-interacting receptor like kinase 2 translates to MTNFQRLHTLVLPIIFLCLFPLRIASSPTAEAEALVKWKNSLTPPLPPSLNSWSLTNLTNLCFWDAIVCDNTSTTVLEINLSGANITGTITVLDFASLPNLTQLNLNANNFEGSIPPAIANLSKLTLLDLGNNLFEDALPKELGQLRELRYLSLYNNNLNGTIPYQLMNLPKVWYMDLGSNYFITPLHWSQYSCMPSLTRLALHLNPTLTGQFPSFVLECHNLTYLDISQNGWNGTIPESLYSNLGKLEFLNLTNNGFGGKLSPNLSLLSNLKELRIGNNLFTGPVPTEIGLISRLQILELNNISAHGKIPSSLGQLRELWHLDLSINSFNSTVPSELGLCRNLSFLSLAVNHLTGPLPMSLANLTKISELGLSDNSFSGELSATLLSNWTQLISLQVQNNNFTGKIPPEIGLLKRINYLFLYNNTFSGSIPVEIGNLKEMVKLDLSQNQFSGPIPSTLWDLTNVQVINLFFNELSGIIHADIGNFTSLEIFDVNSNNLYGELPATIAQLTALRNFSVFSNNFSGRIPREFGKGNPSLTDVYLSNNSFYGELPIDLCSGGQLTVLAVNNNSFSGPLPKSLRNCSPLVRVRLDNNQLSGNITDAFGVLPNLVLISLSTNQLVGELSPEWGGCANLTSMDMGNNKLSGKIPSALSKLSQLGYLNLHSNEFTGSIPPEIGNLSRLFRLNLSSNHLSGEIPKSYGRLAKLNFLDLSNNNFGGSIPKEIGDCDGLLSLNLSHNSLYGEIPEELGNLFSLQIMLDISSNSLSGALPQNLEKLIALEILNVSHNQLSGTIPRSFSSMLSLQSVDFSYNKLSGSIPTGRVFETATAEAYAGNSGLCGEIEGLTCPKSLSTDKSGGVNKKVLLGVIIPVCVLIGIISVGAILRRRHIIKHADEESKSNEKSDQPISVVWGRDEKFTFSDLVKATNDFNDKYCIGKGGFGSVYRAQLLTGQVVAVKRLNISDSDDIPPMNRLSFLNEIEALTGVRHRNIIKLYGFCSCRGQMFLVYEYIDRGSLAKVLYGEEGQLELRWAKRLKIVQGIAHAISYLHTDCSPQIVHRDVTLNNILLDSDLEPRLADFGTAKLLSSDTSTWTSVAGSYGYMAPELAQTMRVTEKCDVYSFGVVVMEILMGKHPGELLGTLSSNKYLSSTEEAQVLLKDVLDQRLPPPTGQLAEAVVFTMTIALACIRESPESRPIMRAVAQELSATTQPYLSQPFSLITMNKLRGFQK